In Deltaproteobacteria bacterium, the genomic window CCACTCGGTGAAGGCGGTCGAACCCAGGAATTGCTGGTCCAGCCGCAGACCCTGCGGCTCGCCGAGTCCCTGGATCGAGACCGCGGCGAGCGGCTGCTCCGGGACACGCGGCTGGACCCAGGGGCGGACGGCCAGGCTGGCGACGGCGAGCGCCAGCGAAGCGCCGCCCAGCACGGCCAGACGCAGCGGCGACAGCGGCGTTCGGGGCGGTAGCCGGTGCCGGGGCCGCGGACCCGACGCTGGCAGCAGCCTGCCGAGGACCGCGTCCCAGACCGCCAGCAGGAGCACCGCGACGACGATCATCGCGAGCCCCTGCGCGCTGTGCACCACAGCGATCTGCGCGTAGGGATTGAGGACGATCGTGAGCACCCGAACCTGGTTGGTGAGCACGCCGATCGCGGGTGCGGCAGCCACGATCAGCGCGGAGCGCAAGCGCGACTGGTGGAAGAGCTCGACGTAGAGGACCGAGCTCATCACGATCGTCGCCGTTCCGCGCAGCCCGCTGCAGCTCTCGATCACCTGGAAGGTGACGCCGCGAAGAGAGAGCCGATCGCCCTCACCCACGACCGGGAAACCGAGCAGGTCCAGGAGCCAGACGGCGGCGTGCGTCACGGCGAGCTGGAGCGGGTAGATCACCTGATTGATCAACACCGTAGGAATCGGATATGCGAAGAGCAGGAACAGCGCCGGCAGCCAGACGATTCGCAGGGCCAGCGTGCCGCCGAGCCACAGCGCCGCGCCGAGGATCCAAAGCGTGAGCGAAGGCAGCAAAAAGCTGGGCACCGACACCTTCCACGCCCAGAGCGCCAGCACCAGCGCCCCTACCAGCGCGAGAGCGCCCGCGAACGAGCGGGGCGGCGCGCCGAGCGCGGCGCGCAGGCGACCCCAGCGTTGCCAGAACATCCAGATCGCCGCGCCGAACACCAGCGTCGGCGAGCTGGCGGTCGGCTCGAAGAGGAAGGCCTCGGCCTCCGGACCCGCGTGCGTCCCGCCCTCCCCGACCGCGAGCGCGCCGCGGTAGGCGAGCGCCGCGAGGCCGACGCAGGCCAGGAGGACGGGCGTCCGCCAGCCCAGCCGCGGAACGGTCGCCCTGACCAGCGGCGGCGAGGGGCGGGGATCGGTCGGGTCGAGAGCGCTCAAGGCGCGGAAGGGATAGCAGACCGGGGGGCGGCGAGCGGCTCCCCCCGACCCGCCCACGTGGCGCCGCCGACTCCGTCGCCTAGATTGCCCGGTCATGTCCGACGCGACACGGCGCGCGCTCATCACCGGGATCACCGGCCAGGACGGCTCGTACCTCGCCGAATTCCTGCTCGCCAAGAGCTACCAGGTGATCGGCGTGACCCGCCGCACGAGTAGCCACCGCAACGAGCGCATCGCCCACATCGAGCCGCGCCTGCATCTGGTTTCGGCCGACCTGCTCGACCAGAGCTCGCTCGCGAGCGTCCTCGCCGAGGCGCGGCCGCACGAGGTCTACAACCTGGCCGCGCAGAGCTTCGTGCCCACCTCGTGGTCGCAACCGGTGCTGACCGCCGAGTTTACGGCCGTCGGCGTGACCAGGCTGCTCGAGGCGATCCGGAGCGTCGATCCTACGATCCGCTTCTACCAGGCCAGCTCGAGCGAGATGTTCGGCAAGGTGCAACAGACGCCTCAGAACGAGAGCACGCCCTTCCACCCCCGCAGCCCGTACGGCGTCGCGAAGTGCTACGGGCACTGGATCACGGTGAACTACCGCGAGTCGTACGGGCTCCACGCCTCCTCGGGAATCCTCTTCAACCACGAGTCCCCGCGCCGCGGCCTCGAGTTCGTGACGCGCAAAGTGACCGACGGCGCAGCGCGGATCGCGCTGCGCCTGGCTACGGAGCTGCCGCTCGGCAACCTGGAAGCCCAGCGAGACTGGGGGTACGCGGGCGACTACGTCGAGGCGATGTGGATGATGCTCCAGCAGCCGGCGGCCGAGGACTACGTGATCGCCACCGGCGAGAGCCATTCGGTCCGCGAGCTGGTGGAGATCGCCTTCGAGCACGTCGGCCTCGACTGGCGGCGCCACGTACGACTCGACCCGCGCTTCGTCCGTCCGGCCGAGGTCGACCTGCTCCAGGGAGACGCCAGCAAGGCCCGCGACCGGCTCGGCTGGAAGCCCCGCGTCTCGTTCCGTCAGGTGGTCGAGATGATGGTCGATGCCGATCTCGAGAGGCTGCGCAGCTAGCGTCCGCGGTCCGGCGCTGCCCGGCGGGCGCGTGCGACCTCGTAGACTTGGAGCGTGCTCTCGACCATCTCGTCTGCGGTGGCGACAGGCCGGCGGGGCGGCGGACCGGCGGGATCGCGCAGCCACTCGGCCAGGCGCCGGGCGAGATCGCTCGAGGAGCCGACCGCGAAGAGCTGCGCCTCCGGGACGGCCTCGGTGACGCCGTCGATCCGGGCGGCCAGCACCGGTAGCCCGAGCGCCTGGGCTTCCAGCACCACGAAGGGCAGGTTCTCCGGCCACGTGCTCGGCAATACCAGGAGATCGAGCGTGCGCAGGAACGCCGGCATCTCGGCGGGGGCCACGCGGCCCACGAACTCCACGTTCGAGCCCCTGGCCAGGTCGCGGAGCTGGCGGAGGTATCGATCGTCGCCGCCCCCGCCCGCGATGCGCACCCGGGTCCGGGTCCAGTCGAGACTGCGCACCGCCTGCAGCAGCAGGTGCGCGCCCTTGTGCGGCGCGAGCGCGCCCGCGAAGCCGAGCGTGCAGCGAGCCGGATCGCCCGGGGCGGTCGGAGCACGCGGCGCGCGCAAAGCGAACCAGCGCGGCTCGAGCCCGTAGGGCACCTCGTGCAGCCGCGCGGGATCCAGCCGCGACCCGAGCCGCCCGCGGGTGCCCGCCGAGGGGAAGATGACGGCGTCGGCGCGAGCGAGAGCGCCGTGCAGGAGCTCCTGGCGATGCCGCCAGCGGGCCAGCTCGCCGTCCCCACCGTGGCGCAGCCGGGCACGGCTGAAGTACGCACCCGCCAGGACCGCCGCGCCCACTCCCGGGAGCCTCCCCGCGGCCCGCAGCGCCGGGCGCGGATCGCCGGCCCCGATGCAGCGCAGGCACTCCCGCCAGGTCACGTCGGCATCGCAGATCCGGCCGCTGTGGTGCGCCAGCGTGTGCTTGGGGCACAGCCACCAGTAGTCCATGATCGTCACCACCGTGGGCATCCCGCGCAGCGAGGCCGCGTCGATCAGACCGACACCGATATGAGCAGGGTTCGCCAGGTGGACCAGGTCGGGCCGCTCGCGCTCGAGCAGGGGCAGCAGGGCCTCCGCGGCGAGCCCGCGAACCCCCGTCCAGCCCGCCGAGGGATAGTGGGCGACGCGGAGCTCGTGGGGAACGGGCTCGCCGAGCGCCGTCTGCGGGCCCCGGCGCTCGGGATCGCCGGCCAGGACCAGGACCTCGTGGCCGCGCTCGCGCAGGCCTTCACCGAGCACGCCGACGTAGCGCTCCGTGCCCTGCGCATAGCCGCGCGCGAACTGCATCGTGGCGAGGAGGATCCTCACGCGCGCCCGAGCGCCCGGCGGTAGGCGGCCGCGGTCTGCTCGGCACAGCGCCGCCACGAGAACCGTGCGGCCTGCCGGGGGCCGAGGTGGCGCCACTGCTCCCGCCAGGCTGCGTCCTCGGCCATCCGGCGCATTGCGTCCGTCCAACCCGGCAGGTCGTGCGGGTCGAGGAGCACACCGCCCTCCCCCACCACCTCCGGCAGCGAAGCGGCGTTCGAGGTGATGGTCGCGGCCCCGCAGGCCATCGCCTCGAGCGGAGGCAGGCCGAAGCCCTCGTAGAGACTGGGCCAGACCAGGGCGGTGCAGCGCCCGTAGAGGCCGGCGAGCGTCTCGTCGTCCACGTAGCCGAGGACCCGGACCTCGCCGGCGTCCTGCCGCAGCCGGAGCCGCTCGCGCAGGGCCTCGTCGTCCCAGCCTCGAGCTCCGGCCAGGACCAGCGGATGGCGACGGCGGAGCTCGGCCGGAAGCCGGGCGTGCGCGTCGGCGAGCATGGCGAGGTTCTTGCGCGGCTCGAGCGTGCCGACGAAGAGGAAGAAGCGTGCCGGGATCTCCAGCGCCACGGCCTGACGTTCGCTCGCCTCCGGCGGCCGGGGGACGAATCCGGGCCGCGCTGCCTGGAGCGTGACGTCGATCCGGTCGGCGGGCACCCCCAACCGCTCGACGAGCTCGCGCTTCGTGAACTCCGAGACCGCGAGGAAGCGGCAGGTCTGGCGGCGGCCCCGTTCGAAGTGCCGCTCGTACCAGTGCACGCGATGGGCCGGGTGCCACTCGGGATGCGTCAGCACCGAGACGTCGTGCACCGTCGTGACGGTCGGCACCCGCGTGGCGACCGGAACGTGGTTCGGCTCGTGGTAGAGATCGAAGCCGCGGGTGCGCCAGCGGTAGAGCGCTTCGTAGGGGGGCTCGAGGAGGCGGCGGGCGACGTCGCGGGTGCGCTCGGTAGCGGGCCAGCGGCGCCGGAACGGCGCCGGCGCGCGGGAGACGGGTGCGAGCGCCCTCTCCCGCCCGCGCGCTGGCCCCGGAAAGGCCCGCACTTCGAGATCGGGAGGCGCCAGCTCCGCGAGGGCCCGGAGGAGCTGGCTCGCGTAGTGCCCGACCCCCGTCAGCGGCCGCCAGAGGACGCGAGCGTGCAGGACGACGCGGGCGCGCTGGGACAAGAGCGTTCAATCCGGCAGCCGCACCCGCCAGAGCGTCATCAGCAGGATCCGCACGTCGAGGCCGAGCGACCAGTTGCGGATGTAGTAGAGGTCGTGCTCGATGCGCTCGTGGAGCGAGGTGTCGCCGCGCCAGCGGTGGACCTGCGCCCAGCCCGTGAGGCCCGCCTTCACCTTGTGGCGCAGCATGTAGCCCGGCACCTCGCGGCGGAACTGCTCGATGAAGACCGGCCGCTCGGGGCGCGGGCCCACGAGGCTCATCTCGCCGGAGAGCACGTTCCAGAGCTGGGGCAGCTCGTCGAGGCTCGTGCGGCGCAGGAACGAGCCGACGCGCGTCTCGCGCGGGTCGTCGCGGCGCGCCCACACGGGGCCCGTGTCGCGCTCGGCGTCGTCCACCATGGTGCGGAACTTCAACATGCGGAAGACGTGGCCGTCGAGCCCCATCCGCTCCTGCCGGTAGAGGACCGGCGCGCCCGAGGTGAGCCGGATCGCGAGCGCGATCACGGCCATCACGGGCGTCGCGACCGCGAGCAGGAGCGCCGAGACGGCGACGTCGAAGAGGCGCTTCTGGATCGCCGCCCAGCCGACCAGCGGGCTCTCGCGCAGGTTGATCACCGGCAGGCCGTCGAAGTCCTCGATGCTGCTGCCGAGGGTCGCGAGGTGCAGGACGTCCGGCACCAGGCGGATGTCCACGAGCTCGTCCTCGAGCTGGTCGAGGAGCGGCTCGAGGCGCTCGGCGTCCTCGCGCGGCAGCGCGAGCACCACCTGGCGCGCGCCGCACAGGTGGAGGACCGGCTTCACCTGCTCGTAGCGGCCCAGCACGGGGACGCCGCGCACGCGCGGGCTCCGGGCCTCGGCAAGCACGCCCACCACGCGCAGGCCGAGCTGCGGGCGCTCGTGGATGCGGTCGATCACCTGCTCGGCGAGCCGGCCGCCCCCCACGACGAGCGCCGAGCTCAGGTGCCGGCCGCGGCGGTGGAGCGCGAAGAGGACCTCGCGGGCCACGAGCCGGAAGACCGCGACGCTCGTGACCGAGAGGCCCCAGAAGAGCAGCACGGCGCCGCGCGAGAAGAAGTAGCTGCGCACGAAGAAGCCGGCGACGACCAGCAGCACCACCACCGTCGTGCCCGCGGCCGCGACCGCGGCGACCTCGGAGAGGGGCGAGTCCACCCGCTGCGGCGCGTAGAGGCCGCGGCTGCGGAAGACCCAGGCCCAGCCCGGCAGGAGCAGCACCAGCACCGAGAGGTACGGCTCGACGGGTGGAATCCCGAGCGGAACGGGGAACCCGGCGTGGAAGCGCAGCGCGTAGGCACCGAGCCACGAGGCGCCGACGAGCAGCAGATCGCCGAGCAGGAGGAGGCCGCGGAAGATCTCGTGGCGGCGCCGCAGCACGGCTAGTCCGCCGTCCGCAGCGCAGGGACGAACGGGCGCGACTGCAGGTCCCGGGCAAAGGCCGGTAACCGCGGATCTCGGACCGGCCCGGGCGCCGGCCGCCGAGCCGCCGGCGGGCAGCGCGGGCTCATCGGCGGGCGCTCCCGGCTTCGGCGGGCGCCTGGCGCTCGAGCACCCACGCCTGCTCGCCCGCCACCTCGACCCGATGCAGGACGCGCACTGCGTCTCCCTCCGCGCGCCGCAGCGCCTCGAGCCGGCCCGGCTCCTCGATCAGGACGTAGCGCGCCCCGACCCGGGAGAGGTAGCGGCCGAGCGCGCCGTCGGCGATGCCGGTGAGGGGCACGTAGGGCATCTCGGCGTAGTATCCCAGCCGCTGGCGCGACGCCGCCAGCGGGCCCCGCTGTGGGGCGTGGTCGCGCAGCCACTCGGCGGCGCGGCGGCCCGCGAGCGCGTCGACCCGCTTCGGTGCGCGCCCCTCGGCGCCCTCGCCGGCCGCGAAGACCGCCAGCACGAGGGCGCCGGCGAGCACGCCCCGCTTCGGCGCCCGAGCCGCACGCGCGAGCCACGCCCCGGCGGCGAGGGCACCCGCGCCGGCGTAGCCGAAGAGCGGCAGCAGCGGGGGCAGCGCGTGGCGCCGGCTCACGTAGCCGGAGCTCGCGGTGAGCGCGTAGAGCACCCCGGCGTAGAGGAGGAGCGAGGCGAGGACGTAGACCCCGCGTGCCCCGGGCCGGCCACGACAGGCGACGAGCCCCGCGCACGCGAGCGCGAGGACGCCGTAGCCCAGGGACGACTTCGCGTGCCGCACGAGCATCCGCAGCGCCTCGAAGGCCCGCCGGGGCGCCGAGGGCGCGAGCGCCACGCGCAGGCCGTCCTGCTCGAGATACGCGGGCGCCATGTCCTCGCGCCGCACCGTGAGCGGCGTGCCGAGGCCCAGCGCATCGAGCCACGGCGGACGCAGCGCCTGCGTCTCGGCTCGGTCCGGTGCGGGCGCAGGCGGGTCGACCGGCGCCTGCGCCTCGGATCGCGCCGGCGTGCGCGTGGCCGGTCCGGCCGTCGCCGTCGCCTCGGGCGGTGCGGGTGCGGGCTCGACGGACTCGGGGGGCGGCGCGCGCCGCGGGCGGACCGGCGCGCCCGGGGTCACGCCCCGTTCGGCGCCGACCAGAGCCGCCACCGACTTCTTGTGGGTGAGCGTCCACTCGCCCGTCAGCGCATGGAGCGCGACCACGTAGGGCGCCATGCAGGCGGCGGTCGCCGTGCCGAGCGCCACGAGCCAGGCGGCGCCCGCGCGCCGCGTCCAGCGCCGCCGCACGATCGAG contains:
- a CDS encoding exosortase/archaeosortase family protein, translated to MSALDPTDPRPSPPLVRATVPRLGWRTPVLLACVGLAALAYRGALAVGEGGTHAGPEAEAFLFEPTASSPTLVFGAAIWMFWQRWGRLRAALGAPPRSFAGALALVGALVLALWAWKVSVPSFLLPSLTLWILGAALWLGGTLALRIVWLPALFLLFAYPIPTVLINQVIYPLQLAVTHAAVWLLDLLGFPVVGEGDRLSLRGVTFQVIESCSGLRGTATIVMSSVLYVELFHQSRLRSALIVAAAPAIGVLTNQVRVLTIVLNPYAQIAVVHSAQGLAMIVVAVLLLAVWDAVLGRLLPASGPRPRHRLPPRTPLSPLRLAVLGGASLALAVASLAVRPWVQPRVPEQPLAAVSIQGLGEPQGLRLDQQFLGSTAFTEWVRRSYGTGAERVELFLGGDDRASGGVRILSLKTAVLDSAWSIEERGRTRLASGREAEWFVLRSGTRRQLAWRWHEGVAGTGEEVARALLAIERSPLRRPGRAVAVRLSTPIGSGGGSRVQAEERLAALAAQIEGSLPRILESPI
- the gmd gene encoding GDP-mannose 4,6-dehydratase, which gives rise to MSDATRRALITGITGQDGSYLAEFLLAKSYQVIGVTRRTSSHRNERIAHIEPRLHLVSADLLDQSSLASVLAEARPHEVYNLAAQSFVPTSWSQPVLTAEFTAVGVTRLLEAIRSVDPTIRFYQASSSEMFGKVQQTPQNESTPFHPRSPYGVAKCYGHWITVNYRESYGLHASSGILFNHESPRRGLEFVTRKVTDGAARIALRLATELPLGNLEAQRDWGYAGDYVEAMWMMLQQPAAEDYVIATGESHSVRELVEIAFEHVGLDWRRHVRLDPRFVRPAEVDLLQGDASKARDRLGWKPRVSFRQVVEMMVDADLERLRS
- a CDS encoding glycosyltransferase: MRILLATMQFARGYAQGTERYVGVLGEGLRERGHEVLVLAGDPERRGPQTALGEPVPHELRVAHYPSAGWTGVRGLAAEALLPLLERERPDLVHLANPAHIGVGLIDAASLRGMPTVVTIMDYWWLCPKHTLAHHSGRICDADVTWRECLRCIGAGDPRPALRAAGRLPGVGAAVLAGAYFSRARLRHGGDGELARWRHRQELLHGALARADAVIFPSAGTRGRLGSRLDPARLHEVPYGLEPRWFALRAPRAPTAPGDPARCTLGFAGALAPHKGAHLLLQAVRSLDWTRTRVRIAGGGGDDRYLRQLRDLARGSNVEFVGRVAPAEMPAFLRTLDLLVLPSTWPENLPFVVLEAQALGLPVLAARIDGVTEAVPEAQLFAVGSSSDLARRLAEWLRDPAGPPPRRPVATADEMVESTLQVYEVARARRAAPDRGR
- a CDS encoding glycosyltransferase family 1 protein → MSQRARVVLHARVLWRPLTGVGHYASQLLRALAELAPPDLEVRAFPGPARGRERALAPVSRAPAPFRRRWPATERTRDVARRLLEPPYEALYRWRTRGFDLYHEPNHVPVATRVPTVTTVHDVSVLTHPEWHPAHRVHWYERHFERGRRQTCRFLAVSEFTKRELVERLGVPADRIDVTLQAARPGFVPRPPEASERQAVALEIPARFFLFVGTLEPRKNLAMLADAHARLPAELRRRHPLVLAGARGWDDEALRERLRLRQDAGEVRVLGYVDDETLAGLYGRCTALVWPSLYEGFGLPPLEAMACGAATITSNAASLPEVVGEGGVLLDPHDLPGWTDAMRRMAEDAAWREQWRHLGPRQAARFSWRRCAEQTAAAYRRALGRA
- a CDS encoding undecaprenyl-phosphate glucose phosphotransferase, yielding MLRRRHEIFRGLLLLGDLLLVGASWLGAYALRFHAGFPVPLGIPPVEPYLSVLVLLLPGWAWVFRSRGLYAPQRVDSPLSEVAAVAAAGTTVVVLLVVAGFFVRSYFFSRGAVLLFWGLSVTSVAVFRLVAREVLFALHRRGRHLSSALVVGGGRLAEQVIDRIHERPQLGLRVVGVLAEARSPRVRGVPVLGRYEQVKPVLHLCGARQVVLALPREDAERLEPLLDQLEDELVDIRLVPDVLHLATLGSSIEDFDGLPVINLRESPLVGWAAIQKRLFDVAVSALLLAVATPVMAVIALAIRLTSGAPVLYRQERMGLDGHVFRMLKFRTMVDDAERDTGPVWARRDDPRETRVGSFLRRTSLDELPQLWNVLSGEMSLVGPRPERPVFIEQFRREVPGYMLRHKVKAGLTGWAQVHRWRGDTSLHERIEHDLYYIRNWSLGLDVRILLMTLWRVRLPD
- a CDS encoding glycosyltransferase family 39 protein, giving the protein MPAAGAGREDSRRGQPSGWSRRETLALVALVAGAAAWRWLAWTRTAVLFDDGPRFLAIARAIDAGWWSAALRDSFHPLYPASTAWAHRLLRAPETAAGWETAAALVSVLGGAAAVAFLYLFLRDAFGRAVASGGALLLAVHGRAVEYASDVQSDGLYLGLYAAGLWAGWRAWRGGSPAWAALAGVASGLAYLTRPEGLGLALVLAALGVGSIVRRRWTRRAGAAWLVALGTATAACMAPYVVALHALTGEWTLTHKKSVAALVGAERGVTPGAPVRPRRAPPPESVEPAPAPPEATATAGPATRTPARSEAQAPVDPPAPAPDRAETQALRPPWLDALGLGTPLTVRREDMAPAYLEQDGLRVALAPSAPRRAFEALRMLVRHAKSSLGYGVLALACAGLVACRGRPGARGVYVLASLLLYAGVLYALTASSGYVSRRHALPPLLPLFGYAGAGALAAGAWLARAARAPKRGVLAGALVLAVFAAGEGAEGRAPKRVDALAGRRAAEWLRDHAPQRGPLAASRQRLGYYAEMPYVPLTGIADGALGRYLSRVGARYVLIEEPGRLEALRRAEGDAVRVLHRVEVAGEQAWVLERQAPAEAGSARR